From Orcinus orca chromosome 3, mOrcOrc1.1, whole genome shotgun sequence, a single genomic window includes:
- the RFX1 gene encoding MHC class II regulatory factor RFX1 isoform X1: MATQAYVTELQAAPQPSQPPQAPPQAQPQPPPPPASAAPQPPQPPATTATPQPQYVTELQSPQPQAQPPGGQKQYVTELPATPTPSQPAGTPAPSPASQQYIVVTVSEGAMRASETVSEASPGSTASQTGVPTQVVQQVQGTQQRLLVQTSVQTKPGHVSPLQLTNIPVPQQALPTQRLVVQSTVPGGKSGQVSLTVHGTQQVHSPPERSPVQANSSSSKTAGAPTGTVPQQLQVHGVQQSVPVTQERSVVQATPQVPKAGPVQQLTVQGLQPVHVAQESSGSQFPARKAEQQEPRPTPPPEPPPRPPTPGPGPGVLVPEPPACSGEAPQLGSPEPPTPHYEPGAEQWVELVGVLPPHLLLPQQRVVLEPRPGLLARASPDQRVRIQRVPQVLVFGTAATALKVQQLQQVPVPHVYSSQVQYVEGSDASYTASAIRSSTYPYPETPLYTQTAGTSYYEAAGTAAQVSTPATSQAVASSGSVPMYVSGSQVVASSTSSGSGASNSSSSGGSGGGGGGGGGGGSGSSSGSGAGTYVIQGGYMLGSASQSYSHTTRASPATVQWLLDNYETAEGVSLPRSTLYCHYLLHCQEQKLEPVNAASFGKLIRSVFMGLRTRRLGTRGNSKYHYYGLRIKASSPLLRLMEDQQHMAMRGQPFSQKQRLKPIQKMEGMTNGVAVGPQQATGLSDISAQVQQYQQFLDASRSLPAFSELDLQGKVLPEGIGPGDIKAFQALYREHCEAIVDVMVNLQFTLVETLWKTFWRYNLSQPSEAPPLAVHDEAEKRLPKASLVLLSKFEPVLQWTKHCDNVLYQGLVEILIPDVLRPIPSALTQAIRNFAKSLESWLTHAMVNIPEEMLRVKVAAAGAFAQTLRRYTSLNHLAQAARAVLQNTAQINQMLSDLNRVDFANVQEQASWVCRCEDRVVQRLEQDFKVTLQQQNSLEQWAAWLDGVVSQVLKPYQGSAGFPKAAKLFLLKWSFYSSMVIRDLTLRSAASFGSFHLIRLLYDEYMYYLIEHRVAQAKGETPIAVMGEFANLATTLNPLDPDKDEEEEEEEESEDELPQDISLAAGGESPALGPEALEPPAKLARTDARGLFVQALPSS; encoded by the exons AAGGTGCCATGCGGGCCAGCGAGACTGTGTCAGAGGCCAGCCCGGGCTCCACGGCCAGCCAGACTGGAGTCCCCACTCAGGTGGTGCAGCAGGTGCAGGGCACCCAGCAG CGGCTGCTGGTCCAGACGAGTGTGCAGACCAAGCCGGGCCACGTGTCACCCCTCCAGCTCACCAACATCCCGGTGCCCCAACAG GCTCTCCCCACACAGCGTCTGGTGGTGCAGAGCACAGTCCCGGGCGGCAAGAGTGGCCAGGTCTCCCTGACGGTGCATGGCACGCAGCAGGTGCACTCACCTCCTGAG CGGTCGCCAGTGCAGGCCAATAGCTCCTCCAGCAAGACGGCTGGGGCCCCCACGGGCACGGTGCCTCAGCAGCTGCAAGTCCACGGCGTCCAGCAGAGTGTCCCCGTCACCCAAGAG AGGTCCGTGGTCCAGGCCACTCCACAAGTGCCCAAAGCTGGCCCCGTGCAGCAGCTCACAGTGCAAGGGCTCCAGCCGGTCCACGTGGCTCAAGAG agctcaggcagtcAGTTTCCCGCTAGGAAGGCAGAGCAGCAAGAGCCCCGGCCCACGCCGCCACCGGAGCCGCCGCCCCGGCCGCCCACGCCTGGGCCCGGGCCGGGCGTGCTGGTCCCGGAACCGCCAGCGTGCAGCGGGGAGGCCCCGCAGCTAGGCAGCCCCGAGCCGCCGACGCCCCATTACGAGCCGGGCGCCGAGCAGTGGGTGGAGCTGGTGGGCGTGCTGCCCCCGCACCTGCTCCTGCCGCAGCAGAGAGTGGTCCTCGAGCCACGGCCCGGGCTCCTGGCCCGAGCCAGCCCCGACCAGAGGGTCAGGATCCAGAGAGTCCCCCAAGTGCTAGTGTTCGGCACGGCCGCCACGGCCCTCAAA GTGCAGCAGCTCCAGCAGGTGCCAGTCCCACATGTGTACTCCAGCCAAGTGCAGTATGTGGAGGGCAGTGATGCCAGCTACACGGCCAGCGCCAT CCGCTCCAGCACCTACCCCTACCCCGAGACGCCGCTGTACACGCAGACGGCAGGCACCAGCTACTATGAGGCCGCGGGCACGGCTGCCCAGGTCAGCACACCTGCCACCTCCCAGGCGGTGGCCAGCAGTGGCTCTGTGCCCATGTACGTGTCCGGCAGCCAGGTCGTCGCCAGCTCCACCAGCAGTGGGAGTGGggccagcaacagcagcagcagcggcggcagTGGCGGCGGGGGAGGCGGTGGCGGGGGcggtggcagtggcagcagcagtggcagcGGAGCAGGCACCTACGTGATCCAAGGCGGCTACATGCTGGGCAGTGCCAGCCAGTCCTACTCCCACACCACCCGTGCCTCACCAGCCACT GTCCAGTGGCTCCTGGACAACTATGAGACAGCCGAGGGTGTGAGCCTGCCTCGGAGCACCCTCTACTGCCACTACCTGCTGCACTGCCAGGAGCAGAAGCTGGAGCCCGTCAACGCCGCCTCCTTCGGCAAGCTCATCCGCTCTGTCTTCATGGGCCTGCGCACCCGACGTCTCGGCACCAG gggCAACTCCAAGTACCACTACTATGGCCTGCGCATCAAGGCCAGCTCACCCCTGCTGCGGCTGATGGAGGACCAGCAGCACATGGCCATGCGGGGCCAACCCTTCTCGCAAAAACAGAG GCTCAAACCCATCCAGAAGATGGAGGGCATGACCAACGGTGTGGCCGTGGGGCCACAGCAGGCCACTGGGCTGTCCGACATCAGCGCCCAGGTCCAGCAGTACCAGCAGTTTCTGG ATGCCTCGAGGAGCCTTCCTGCCTTCTCAGAGCTCGACCTCCAGGGCAAAGTGCTGCCCGAAGGCATCGGGCCTGGGGACATCAAGGCCTTCCAGGCCCTGTACCGGGAACACTGTGAG GCCATCGTCGATGTCATGGTGAACCTGCAGTTCACCCTGGTGGAGACGCTGTGGAAAACCTTCTGGAGGTACAACCTGAGCCAGCCCAGCGAGGCACCGCCGCTGGCTGT GCACGATGAGGCCGAGAAGCGGCTGCCCAAGGCCAGCCTGGTGCTCCTCTCCAAgttcgagcctgtgctccagtgGACCAAGCACTGTGACAACGTGCTGTACCAGGGCCTGGTGGAGATCCTCATCCCCGATGTGCTGCGGCCCATCCCCA GTGCCTTGACCCAAGCGATCCGGAACTTTGCCAAGAGCCTGGAGAGCTGGCTCACCCACGCCATGGTGAACATACCTGAGGAGATGCTGCGGGTGAAG GTGGCAGCGGCCGGCGCCTTCGCGCAGACCCTGCGGCGCTACACGTCGCTCAACCACCTGGCGCAGGCGGCGCGTGCTGTGCTGCAGAACACCGCGCAGATCAACCAGATGCTGAGCGATCTCAATCGCGTGGACTTCGCCAACGTGCAG GAGCAGGCCTCGTGGGTATGCCGCTGCGAGGACCGCGTGGTGCAGCGGCTGGAGCAGGACTTCAAAGTGACTCTGCAGCAGCAGAACTCACTGGAGCAGTGGGCGGCCTGGCTGGACGGTGTCGTGAGCCAAGTGCTTAAGCCCTACCAGGGCAGCGCCGGCTTTCCCAAGGCTGCTAAGCTCTTCCTCCTCAAGTGGTCCTTCTACAG CTCCATGGTGATCCGGGACCTGACTCTGCGCAGCGCCGCCAGCTTCGGCTCCTTCCATCTCATACGGCTGCTCTACGATGAGTACATGTACTACCTGATCGAGCATCGCGTGGCCCAGGCCAAGGGCGAGACCCCCATTGCCGTCATGGGCGAG tTCGCCAACCTGGCCACCACGCTGAACCCCCTGGACCCGGACAAAG acgaggaggaggaagaggaggaggaaagcgAGGACGAGCTGCCGCAGGACATCTCGCTCGCGGCCGGTGGCGAGTCACCCGCGCTGGGCCCCGAGGCTCTGGAGCCACCGGCCAAGCTGGCGCGGACAGACGCACGTGGCCTCTTCGTGCAGGCGCTGCCCTCCAGCTAA
- the RFX1 gene encoding MHC class II regulatory factor RFX1 isoform X2, with protein sequence MATQAYVTELQAAPQPSQPPQAPPQAQPQPPPPPASAAPQPPQPPATTATPQPQYVTELQSPQPQAQPPGGQKQYVTELPATPTPSQPAGTPAPSPASQQYIVVTVSEGAMRASETVSEASPGSTASQTGVPTQVVQQVQGTQQRLLVQTSVQTKPGHVSPLQLTNIPVPQQALPTQRLVVQSTVPGGKSGQVSLTVHGTQQVHSPPERSPVQANSSSSKTAGAPTGTVPQQLQVHGVQQSVPVTQERSVVQATPQVPKAGPVQQLTVQGLQPVHVAQESSGSQFPARKAEQQEPRPTPPPEPPPRPPTPGPGPGVLVPEPPACSGEAPQLGSPEPPTPHYEPGAEQWVELVGVLPPHLLLPQQRVVLEPRPGLLARASPDQRVRIQRVPQVLVFGTAATALKVQQLQQVPVPHVYSSQVQYVEGSDASYTASAIRSSTYPYPETPLYTQTAGTSYYEAAGTAAQVSTPATSQAVASSGSVPMYVSGSQVVASSTSSGSGASNSSSSGGSGGGGGGGGGGGSGSSSGSGAGTYVIQGGYMLGSASQSYSHTTRASPATVQWLLDNYETAEGVSLPRSTLYCHYLLHCQEQKLEPVNAASFGKLIRSVFMGLRTRRLGTRGNSKYHYYGLRIKASSPLLRLMEDQQHMAMRGQPFSQKQRLKPIQKMEGMTNGVAVGPQQATGLSDISAQVQQYQQFLDASRSLPAFSELDLQGKVLPEGIGPGDIKAFQALYREHCEAIVDVMVNLQFTLVETLWKTFWRHDEAEKRLPKASLVLLSKFEPVLQWTKHCDNVLYQGLVEILIPDVLRPIPSALTQAIRNFAKSLESWLTHAMVNIPEEMLRVKVAAAGAFAQTLRRYTSLNHLAQAARAVLQNTAQINQMLSDLNRVDFANVQEQASWVCRCEDRVVQRLEQDFKVTLQQQNSLEQWAAWLDGVVSQVLKPYQGSAGFPKAAKLFLLKWSFYSSMVIRDLTLRSAASFGSFHLIRLLYDEYMYYLIEHRVAQAKGETPIAVMGEFANLATTLNPLDPDKDEEEEEEEESEDELPQDISLAAGGESPALGPEALEPPAKLARTDARGLFVQALPSS encoded by the exons AAGGTGCCATGCGGGCCAGCGAGACTGTGTCAGAGGCCAGCCCGGGCTCCACGGCCAGCCAGACTGGAGTCCCCACTCAGGTGGTGCAGCAGGTGCAGGGCACCCAGCAG CGGCTGCTGGTCCAGACGAGTGTGCAGACCAAGCCGGGCCACGTGTCACCCCTCCAGCTCACCAACATCCCGGTGCCCCAACAG GCTCTCCCCACACAGCGTCTGGTGGTGCAGAGCACAGTCCCGGGCGGCAAGAGTGGCCAGGTCTCCCTGACGGTGCATGGCACGCAGCAGGTGCACTCACCTCCTGAG CGGTCGCCAGTGCAGGCCAATAGCTCCTCCAGCAAGACGGCTGGGGCCCCCACGGGCACGGTGCCTCAGCAGCTGCAAGTCCACGGCGTCCAGCAGAGTGTCCCCGTCACCCAAGAG AGGTCCGTGGTCCAGGCCACTCCACAAGTGCCCAAAGCTGGCCCCGTGCAGCAGCTCACAGTGCAAGGGCTCCAGCCGGTCCACGTGGCTCAAGAG agctcaggcagtcAGTTTCCCGCTAGGAAGGCAGAGCAGCAAGAGCCCCGGCCCACGCCGCCACCGGAGCCGCCGCCCCGGCCGCCCACGCCTGGGCCCGGGCCGGGCGTGCTGGTCCCGGAACCGCCAGCGTGCAGCGGGGAGGCCCCGCAGCTAGGCAGCCCCGAGCCGCCGACGCCCCATTACGAGCCGGGCGCCGAGCAGTGGGTGGAGCTGGTGGGCGTGCTGCCCCCGCACCTGCTCCTGCCGCAGCAGAGAGTGGTCCTCGAGCCACGGCCCGGGCTCCTGGCCCGAGCCAGCCCCGACCAGAGGGTCAGGATCCAGAGAGTCCCCCAAGTGCTAGTGTTCGGCACGGCCGCCACGGCCCTCAAA GTGCAGCAGCTCCAGCAGGTGCCAGTCCCACATGTGTACTCCAGCCAAGTGCAGTATGTGGAGGGCAGTGATGCCAGCTACACGGCCAGCGCCAT CCGCTCCAGCACCTACCCCTACCCCGAGACGCCGCTGTACACGCAGACGGCAGGCACCAGCTACTATGAGGCCGCGGGCACGGCTGCCCAGGTCAGCACACCTGCCACCTCCCAGGCGGTGGCCAGCAGTGGCTCTGTGCCCATGTACGTGTCCGGCAGCCAGGTCGTCGCCAGCTCCACCAGCAGTGGGAGTGGggccagcaacagcagcagcagcggcggcagTGGCGGCGGGGGAGGCGGTGGCGGGGGcggtggcagtggcagcagcagtggcagcGGAGCAGGCACCTACGTGATCCAAGGCGGCTACATGCTGGGCAGTGCCAGCCAGTCCTACTCCCACACCACCCGTGCCTCACCAGCCACT GTCCAGTGGCTCCTGGACAACTATGAGACAGCCGAGGGTGTGAGCCTGCCTCGGAGCACCCTCTACTGCCACTACCTGCTGCACTGCCAGGAGCAGAAGCTGGAGCCCGTCAACGCCGCCTCCTTCGGCAAGCTCATCCGCTCTGTCTTCATGGGCCTGCGCACCCGACGTCTCGGCACCAG gggCAACTCCAAGTACCACTACTATGGCCTGCGCATCAAGGCCAGCTCACCCCTGCTGCGGCTGATGGAGGACCAGCAGCACATGGCCATGCGGGGCCAACCCTTCTCGCAAAAACAGAG GCTCAAACCCATCCAGAAGATGGAGGGCATGACCAACGGTGTGGCCGTGGGGCCACAGCAGGCCACTGGGCTGTCCGACATCAGCGCCCAGGTCCAGCAGTACCAGCAGTTTCTGG ATGCCTCGAGGAGCCTTCCTGCCTTCTCAGAGCTCGACCTCCAGGGCAAAGTGCTGCCCGAAGGCATCGGGCCTGGGGACATCAAGGCCTTCCAGGCCCTGTACCGGGAACACTGTGAG GCCATCGTCGATGTCATGGTGAACCTGCAGTTCACCCTGGTGGAGACGCTGTGGAAAACCTTCTGGAG GCACGATGAGGCCGAGAAGCGGCTGCCCAAGGCCAGCCTGGTGCTCCTCTCCAAgttcgagcctgtgctccagtgGACCAAGCACTGTGACAACGTGCTGTACCAGGGCCTGGTGGAGATCCTCATCCCCGATGTGCTGCGGCCCATCCCCA GTGCCTTGACCCAAGCGATCCGGAACTTTGCCAAGAGCCTGGAGAGCTGGCTCACCCACGCCATGGTGAACATACCTGAGGAGATGCTGCGGGTGAAG GTGGCAGCGGCCGGCGCCTTCGCGCAGACCCTGCGGCGCTACACGTCGCTCAACCACCTGGCGCAGGCGGCGCGTGCTGTGCTGCAGAACACCGCGCAGATCAACCAGATGCTGAGCGATCTCAATCGCGTGGACTTCGCCAACGTGCAG GAGCAGGCCTCGTGGGTATGCCGCTGCGAGGACCGCGTGGTGCAGCGGCTGGAGCAGGACTTCAAAGTGACTCTGCAGCAGCAGAACTCACTGGAGCAGTGGGCGGCCTGGCTGGACGGTGTCGTGAGCCAAGTGCTTAAGCCCTACCAGGGCAGCGCCGGCTTTCCCAAGGCTGCTAAGCTCTTCCTCCTCAAGTGGTCCTTCTACAG CTCCATGGTGATCCGGGACCTGACTCTGCGCAGCGCCGCCAGCTTCGGCTCCTTCCATCTCATACGGCTGCTCTACGATGAGTACATGTACTACCTGATCGAGCATCGCGTGGCCCAGGCCAAGGGCGAGACCCCCATTGCCGTCATGGGCGAG tTCGCCAACCTGGCCACCACGCTGAACCCCCTGGACCCGGACAAAG acgaggaggaggaagaggaggaggaaagcgAGGACGAGCTGCCGCAGGACATCTCGCTCGCGGCCGGTGGCGAGTCACCCGCGCTGGGCCCCGAGGCTCTGGAGCCACCGGCCAAGCTGGCGCGGACAGACGCACGTGGCCTCTTCGTGCAGGCGCTGCCCTCCAGCTAA